The nucleotide window GCCACAGCCTATCGTGTATCGTGGCGCAGTAATGGCCGACCAAGGACGTTTCGCACAGTGCCAAGTGCTGTGGAACTATGCTATCGATCTGCGCATGATCAACAATGTGAGTCTCACCCAAGTGGGCCTCGTTGCACACGGCATAATCGAATATGTATTTGTAGGTTTCAGTTGAACGTGACTTGTTGCGCTTCGCTCAACTGTTCTCACAAATTTTGCGCTTGGAGAAGCAAACATTGGATCTTTCACTTGTTTTATCTGTGTTGGTGAAGTGTCAGCAGGAAATAgagaataataaatacaaaatagcgCATCCGGGACCCAAAGATGTGCCGCAGATGTTGGCGGTAAAGCTCATTATctttccctctctctctctctcactctcttacgctctaattcaaaaatatgtttggtTTTCAGGATCAAAACGAACAGAATGTCGTCACTGCCCTCTACCTCATCAAGATCATCACGAAACTCTTAGCACACACCAATATCGACATAGAGCGACCTCAAATCGAACAATTATACTCAACGATATTGAAATTCGTCAAATGTGATACGCGCCTGGCAGATGGCCAGACTCTCTTACATTTGGCTGTGAATGGCGTAACGCCGGTGGATGATTTCTACACAAGTGATATTTGCCGGTAAATGCCACGAAATACAACATTCCTCACTTTGTCACATACAATTAAACTGCTCTGTATATTTCTACTAGCTTCCCTTGCTTCCGCACCGCATTGTTGCTGGTGCATGTTGGCGCTTCCGTCACAGCTGTGGATCGCGATCGCAGCACGCCTCTGCATACGCTCGTTTCAAGTGTAAGTTCTGGAGCATTTGTCATCCTGTCTGGAGTGTATTCACCGCATTCTCTCCACTTTTACAGATACAGTCTCCACGCGACAACCCACACGTATTAGTGCAGGCCGAAAAGATCGTGAAACTCTTTGTGGATGCCGGCGCACATTTGGACGCTGTGAATGCAAATGGCTTGACGCCAGCACAAGTTGGTAATGCAGGTAAATAACGGTGCAAAATTAAGAATATATCCAATTTTAATTAACGCTTAATCTAAACAGCTGGCATTAGTAATCTGATACTAAGCTACCAGAATTCGTTGACCTCCTTGAAGTGCATCGCCTCACGTTGCATCGCCGTCCACAAGCTGAAATATCAGGGTTTAATACCCAAGGCATTGGAGGCGTTCATACAAATGCACAGCGCCGAAAAGTTTTGCGGGTAAACCTTGCCATTTTTGATATTCGAAGAGCTACACGTATGTTgaccagagagagagagagagagagagagaggagagTGTGGCAGTGGAGACTATCAGCTTCCTTTCTGtatattgtaattttgtatatttgagatcgaatatttattttagttataaaaatCATAGCCGCTAGGTAACTAACAAACAATTACGGTATTGAACAAGTGAACGCAATACATTTCTAATAGccaattcaattgaattgaatttcatGCTTATGAAGTTGTGAGATAACTGATATTTTATATGATTGTGTTAAAACTTGTTCgccaaaaaataagttttttttttgaataaattttgtttgaaataatttaaccaATATTGTACATTAAAAATGTGGACTGAAAAGTTTAAttgtaaatacatgcatataaaaatacaaatgtaaaacGAACGCAAACGAAGTCACCCAATGAACGGTGTTTTTAAGTCTTGTAGTGTATaaagttgaataaaaaaaattgaataaataaaaatttattttacaatgaaaaatCAGCAACTTCTTATTTAGTTAcatctatatacaaatttttttagtgttttcaaattttactaaacTCTTCCTCATATTCGATGGTTTTTTAAAAAAGTCTAAACAGAGCTTAGTACtgataattaattaagaagaaaaaaattaaaataaaatgtctttCAAAGCTCCTTAGACGCTCAGTTTTACACTCAACGCTCGCAATTATGAGAGAGATCACACGAAAAGCACTCTTTAGACGGATCAGTACTAACTTTATAACCATTTACGTTTATTAAATAGCACAATCGATAGGTTATACATATTCAAaccacatttaacatttataaaaatttaaacttgtaTTATATTAAGTATAAAATCACAGCTGAAGGTTCTATGTACAGGCatgtgcacatatacatatacatatatgtaggtatttgtAGACACATGTACCACTCGTTCCACATTCGCAACACACGCTTCTCCCGAAGGTAACCAAAGTGTTTGTCGGTCGCTCGCTCAGCCACGCTGCTGAAAGAGAACGCGGTGCGAGGTAGCACGACGGACGAAGTGGGAGTGGGTCTTAAATATTCGCGTCGCTCACTTTACTCGAACTTTGGTGTACTTTGGGATACACCTCGGGTTGGCGCATAACTTCCTCGTACGAAGGGGGTGGCGCTGTAATAAAGAAAGTTGTGTGGAAATAAATTTCGACATTTCGTATTGCTAATTCTATTTGCTTTACTTTCCACGCGTGTATGAACTTGTGTTTGTGCGTTTTGTGTGGAATTATCTGTaaatgcatacttttaggcggggTGCCTTGTTTGAGCAAGAATTCATAATTACCATTGATGATGTACTCCTCGTCGTGCATATACGCCGGATTCACAACCGCATCTGTGGGATATGTCGTTTCGATGGTGCGCTCATCGGGCAGCGCCGAACGTTGCGAACGATTCGAATGCCGTCGCAAGCTGCTGCTCTGCTGGTGATATGAGTCCAAATATTGTTCTTCGTTGTCCATTTCGTCGGGCGGTAATTCTATGATATGAACTGAGGGGCGACGGCCtgcgaaatacatacatatattaatggaAGGTTTATATGCTGTGAATAGGGCTGGGCATAAAAGAAGTGGGAACGGTTATCAGAACGGTTATCTCAGTAACTGAATGTTGGAACTACGCCAACgattatagacatacatatatgaatttatatatggatCATACTATAATTTCAGTATGAGTGAGTTTGGATTCATGGATTTTGTATGGAATTCTAATTTCTCATACATTATATACAGTAACTTGTATTATGGTTCGTTGAAGTATGGTTTGAGGTTAAAGTGAGGCacgttaattattttctttaagttGATGAGCTAGTTCAGACCACTCACCTGCCGCTATTGCGTCCGTGTACTGCTCGGTGAAGGCAAAGTGTGGTGTAATCGACTTTTTGCACTTGAGGAATAACACAATCAGAATCCAGCCGAGTATCAAGAAGAGATACACGAAACCCAGCATACTCATAGAACAacaatgcgtgtgtgtgtgtgggtgtgtgtgggaAACACTGCCACTGGTCCtttgtatttcaaaattaattttattttctacttttCAACTTTTCCTTACACATCAGCACAAAATAAAGTTCGCTATTTTGACTATTTCGTGTGCACTACTCCACCGAAATTCGAAATGGTCGCACGGCGGAGAGCATAGTTTGTTTGTCCGTTAGTTTGTTGTGTGGCTTTTAATGGCCGCCAGTCAAAATTATTAAGTGAAAATCGATAATTGGCAAAGTTATTTGGCGCGCGCGACATTCAGCGACATTGTTGTGGCTGCGCTAAACTCGTGACACGAACTGAGCTGACCACGCTGCCGTACGCAAGGATATTCTGGCTTGGTCAGCAACTCGTAGCGACGCCGCTTGGCGCTAGCTGCCATAGTCACTAACTTTACGATGATGATAGCCTTGTGTGgccacaacaataaaaaatgccaagaagaaaaattaaacaaataactgtacaaatgcacacacacacacacacacacacctcacCTACCAAAGGCATGTGGGCATTCGAGTATTCTTATGGCAACGGCTCCTTCGGTCAAATGTGGGAGTGctgcttacacatacatacacacacacaaataactgtttattttcGTATGTGTGGCAGTATGTGGAAATGTCCATAATTGCGTGCGACATGTGAAGTGCCGCTAATAGCATTTAAATGCTCGCttatgtgtggctgtgtgtgatGTGTGTGACGAGGATAGACTGGTTAGTTTCCTTGAAATGATCGCACCTACACACTGACAAACGTGGCTTTTTGCATGCCCAGAcatttgcatttacatttttaaaattagcaAATTACCTTCGAAATAGAAATTGAATTCAGGACAATGATAGCGCTTTCACTTTTCATTCCACGGCAGCACGGGGAATATAATACCTGCATACTTGAGTCAGTTTAGCTTCATTTTAAGTAGAATAAAATGGTTCAATGTACTTAAGTAATTCGAGAGGTCTCA belongs to Zeugodacus cucurbitae isolate PBARC_wt_2022May chromosome 6, idZeuCucr1.2, whole genome shotgun sequence and includes:
- the LOC105221246 gene encoding uncharacterized protein LOC105221246 isoform X2 produces the protein MSMLGFVYLFLILGWILIVLFLKCKKSITPHFAFTEQYTDAIAAGRRPSVHIIELPPDEMDNEEQYLDSYHQQSSSLRRHSNRSQRSALPDERTIETTYPTDAVVNPAYMHDEEYIINAPPPSYEEVMRQPEVYPKVHQSSSKVSDANI
- the LOC105221246 gene encoding uncharacterized protein LOC105221246 isoform X1, whose protein sequence is MSMLGFVYLFLILGWILIVLFLKCKKSITPHFAFTEQYTDAIAAGRRPSVHIIELPPDEMDNEEQYLDSYHQQSSSLRRHSNRSQRSALPDERTIETTYPTDAVVNPAYMHDEEYIINDNSTQNAQTQVHTRVETPPPSYEEVMRQPEVYPKVHQSSSKVSDANI